The Vescimonas coprocola genome includes a window with the following:
- a CDS encoding zincin-like metallopeptidase domain-containing protein, with translation MAAVNKVREELAQAFLAALKEEQLPWRACWAQGRPYNAATGRRYKGINTLRLSMLADERGYKDPRWCTFQQAKDKGWKIRKGEHATKVEYWAMYDMERKRWMNWNEVERLKRDDPDAADKLQLRSRTALVFNAAQMEGVPPLPQRPRTDIGQLRQQRDTLLENMQLAYREEGTRAYYSPSADMVTLPPEASFDDPYSYISTFLHECGHATGHPDRLNRHIENHFGSEDYAREELRAEIASAFVSQELGLEMSQKALNEHFDLHKAYIQSWIKVLEKDPQELFAAIKDASGIANYLMEKGEFQQERNVTEEKRQIRHIEAENIDQEKFDFYAKDPVDLRFVGCTFRNVTVSESEARLSQFKDCKFYGCDTRNVQDRSVFTHAAFFPADTTVRQPKRRESKYIPADMIELARSQDVFDILQRTGEPLFQKDGQWRSVEHDSLVVTPGKGYYWFSRAEGSKSPIDYFVNVHGMGFQEAVRTVLEAIHRDVTYTPPVWLPPAEHEEFRPLPRAKTNLDAYNYLVQERGLDQELVDGLMRQGRIYQSGKYKNVVFVGTDFDGVVASNFARSCDPTQQVQRFDVRGSQKEYRFRMENPDCPRCNVFESEIDLLSYLSMRPADQRTENYIALGGVSPRALLAFLQYRPDVSQINLCTDGDRAGEQCAESIRTLLEGQYEISREAAPIGKDWNESLVRIRELQESWEHETNDPETETWRDDLTSQEAQIVAAWDDGFDHGLARMVTLSRTQDDPGLRSAMAKLDPVEQVRSPFARKAEDWTY, from the coding sequence ATGGCAGCAGTGAATAAGGTGCGTGAGGAGCTGGCACAGGCGTTCCTGGCTGCGCTGAAGGAGGAGCAGCTCCCGTGGCGGGCCTGCTGGGCGCAGGGGCGTCCCTACAACGCCGCTACCGGCAGACGCTATAAGGGCATCAACACGCTGCGGCTCTCTATGCTTGCCGATGAGCGGGGCTACAAGGATCCCCGCTGGTGTACCTTCCAGCAGGCCAAAGATAAGGGCTGGAAGATCCGCAAGGGAGAACACGCCACCAAGGTCGAATACTGGGCCATGTACGACATGGAGCGGAAAAGATGGATGAACTGGAACGAGGTGGAGCGCTTGAAACGGGATGATCCCGATGCAGCCGACAAGCTCCAGCTTCGCAGCCGTACCGCTCTCGTCTTTAACGCCGCTCAGATGGAAGGTGTCCCGCCTCTGCCCCAGCGCCCCCGGACAGACATTGGTCAACTCCGCCAGCAGCGGGACACCCTGCTGGAGAATATGCAGCTGGCCTATCGGGAGGAAGGCACCCGTGCCTACTACTCCCCCTCAGCCGATATGGTGACGCTGCCTCCGGAGGCCAGCTTCGACGATCCGTACAGCTACATCTCCACCTTCCTTCATGAGTGCGGCCACGCCACCGGCCATCCTGACCGGCTGAACCGCCACATCGAGAATCATTTCGGCAGTGAGGACTACGCACGGGAGGAGCTGCGGGCAGAAATCGCCAGCGCCTTCGTTTCGCAGGAACTGGGACTGGAGATGTCCCAAAAGGCTCTGAACGAACATTTCGACCTGCACAAAGCCTATATCCAAAGCTGGATCAAGGTGCTGGAGAAGGATCCGCAGGAGCTGTTCGCCGCCATCAAGGACGCCAGCGGCATTGCCAACTACCTGATGGAAAAGGGCGAGTTCCAGCAGGAACGGAACGTCACCGAAGAAAAGCGGCAGATCCGGCACATTGAGGCGGAGAACATCGATCAGGAAAAATTCGATTTCTACGCCAAAGATCCCGTAGACCTCCGCTTTGTTGGCTGCACCTTCCGCAATGTCACCGTCTCGGAAAGCGAGGCAAGGCTTTCGCAGTTCAAAGACTGCAAATTCTACGGCTGCGATACACGGAATGTGCAGGACAGATCCGTCTTTACCCATGCAGCCTTCTTCCCCGCTGATACCACCGTCCGGCAGCCGAAGCGCCGGGAGAGCAAGTACATTCCCGCCGACATGATCGAGCTGGCCCGCAGCCAGGATGTGTTTGACATCCTCCAGCGCACCGGGGAGCCGCTGTTCCAGAAGGACGGACAGTGGCGCTCTGTGGAGCATGACAGTCTGGTAGTAACGCCCGGCAAGGGCTACTACTGGTTTTCACGGGCGGAGGGCAGCAAAAGCCCCATCGACTACTTCGTCAATGTCCATGGCATGGGCTTTCAGGAGGCTGTACGGACGGTGCTGGAGGCCATCCATAGGGACGTCACCTACACGCCCCCGGTATGGCTGCCGCCTGCAGAGCATGAGGAGTTTCGCCCTCTGCCACGGGCCAAGACGAATCTGGACGCCTATAACTATCTTGTTCAGGAGCGGGGGCTGGATCAGGAACTGGTAGACGGGCTTATGCGGCAGGGCCGGATCTACCAGAGCGGCAAATACAAAAACGTTGTATTCGTCGGCACGGACTTTGACGGCGTAGTGGCCAGCAACTTCGCCCGCAGCTGCGATCCCACGCAGCAGGTACAGCGCTTCGACGTCCGAGGCTCCCAGAAGGAGTACCGCTTTCGCATGGAGAACCCTGACTGCCCCCGCTGCAATGTCTTTGAGAGTGAGATTGACCTGCTGTCCTATCTCTCCATGCGTCCGGCAGACCAGCGCACGGAGAACTATATTGCATTGGGCGGTGTATCGCCCCGTGCGCTGCTGGCCTTCCTCCAGTACCGACCGGACGTCAGCCAGATCAATCTCTGCACCGATGGCGACCGGGCCGGTGAGCAGTGTGCCGAAAGCATCCGCACTCTGCTGGAAGGCCAGTATGAGATATCCCGTGAGGCGGCGCCCATCGGAAAGGACTGGAACGAGTCGCTGGTACGCATCCGGGAGCTGCAGGAGAGCTGGGAGCATGAGACCAACGACCCGGAGACGGAGACGTGGCGGGACGATCTGACCTCACAGGAGGCACAAATCGTAGCAGCCTGGGACGACGGCTTTGACCACGGTCTGGCCCGCATGGTCACCCTCTCCCGCACACAGGACGACCCCGGCCTAAGGAGCGCCATGGCCAAGCTTGACCCCGTAGAACAGGTGCGCTCCCCTTTCGCCCGAAAGGCTGAGGACTGGACTTACTAA
- a CDS encoding type IV secretory system conjugative DNA transfer family protein — protein MDFFENIDALLWRLAAILALVLVATLVVRLLLRDRGRSDRQQKLRVQQTLKGSGLAADKAPNGFTFGLLGGKKVYLPCDGEGHIAIFGGSGQGKTSALLIPSLRVWQGPFFCIDISGDISKNVPGEKKVLLAPDDPEHSVIYNVFDEIDRASDPDERRALLEQLTFSILPLPPKATSAERYFTETARKILLASLVAFYDKGLDFCEIMKVVFTNGPMELFQLIAAQKNQRAVGYIQTLAQENEKNIAGAKSTLDENIKLFADYSKVERVLRRPSSADEPYLAPSDLESSHIFLVVPDKKQEFYSLFCNIVVTQMLDYIGQRPYDRSRDKRILLALDEFASLRHLEILGPMRKFRKNGANICILTQSLADIDLEYSRDERKVILDNCTYTVVLSGNDPETRTYFSDLVGKEDHRKISTTTGSRTDSTSTSLQEGYAIHPNTWKSLGEQLVVIHRTGYLKLRKNFYFKG, from the coding sequence ATGGATTTTTTTGAAAACATAGATGCCCTGCTCTGGCGGCTGGCGGCTATTCTGGCGCTGGTGCTGGTGGCGACGCTTGTGGTGCGGCTGCTGCTGCGTGACCGTGGCCGCAGCGACCGGCAGCAGAAGCTGCGGGTACAGCAGACACTGAAGGGCAGCGGGCTGGCGGCAGATAAGGCGCCCAATGGCTTTACCTTCGGACTGCTGGGCGGGAAGAAGGTCTATCTGCCCTGTGACGGTGAGGGACACATCGCCATCTTCGGCGGCAGCGGGCAAGGGAAAACCTCTGCCCTGCTGATCCCATCGCTCCGGGTCTGGCAAGGCCCCTTCTTCTGCATCGACATCTCCGGGGACATCTCAAAAAATGTCCCCGGAGAGAAGAAGGTCCTCCTTGCGCCGGACGATCCAGAGCATTCCGTCATCTACAATGTCTTTGATGAGATAGACCGTGCGTCCGATCCGGACGAACGGCGGGCGCTGCTGGAGCAGCTCACTTTCTCTATTCTGCCCTTGCCGCCGAAGGCAACCAGTGCCGAGCGCTACTTCACGGAGACGGCCCGGAAGATCCTGCTGGCATCTCTGGTGGCGTTTTACGACAAGGGCCTTGATTTCTGCGAAATTATGAAGGTGGTCTTTACCAACGGCCCCATGGAGCTGTTTCAGCTGATCGCCGCACAGAAAAACCAGCGGGCTGTGGGCTATATCCAGACGCTGGCGCAGGAGAATGAAAAGAACATCGCCGGGGCCAAGTCCACACTGGATGAAAACATCAAGCTCTTTGCCGATTACAGCAAGGTAGAGCGTGTTCTGCGCCGCCCATCCAGTGCAGACGAGCCGTATCTGGCCCCCTCTGATCTGGAGTCGTCCCACATCTTTCTGGTGGTGCCGGACAAAAAGCAGGAGTTTTACAGTCTGTTTTGCAACATCGTGGTAACGCAGATGCTGGACTACATCGGCCAGCGGCCCTATGACCGCAGCCGGGACAAGCGGATCCTGCTGGCGCTGGATGAGTTCGCCAGCCTGCGGCATCTGGAGATCCTCGGCCCCATGCGGAAGTTCCGCAAAAACGGTGCCAACATCTGCATCCTCACCCAGTCTCTGGCGGACATTGATCTGGAATACAGCCGGGACGAGCGGAAGGTGATCCTGGACAACTGCACCTATACCGTGGTGCTCTCCGGCAACGATCCGGAGACCAGGACATACTTCTCCGACCTGGTTGGAAAAGAGGATCACCGGAAGATCAGCACCACCACAGGCAGCAGGACGGACAGCACCTCCACCAGCCTGCAGGAGGGCTACGCCATCCATCCCAACACATGGAAAAGTCTGGGGGAACAGTTGGTGGTCATACACCGCACCGGCTACCTGAAACTCAGAAAGAATTTCTATTTCAAGGGGTAA
- a CDS encoding pLS20_p028 family conjugation system transmembrane protein, with protein MVIYLLLALLCLLPCTTALAAETGSENNTTTPTADDPYHKGESDDNSDADDLQWYRDNAALLENNNIVGNALRSVSWSITGLVCKVANVAETLYTKTFGLIDITNYPQINDLLDTLRPVLLALTVLCCAGLGIMLLVQHEKRPPLLRNILLGIVAVSASAWLFSTANDLVIAFRDGILGGEEVNQSYELVESNLIDLIRIDKRGDINALNYKAGQGVIYGVGIASQDDMDSIDLCETLDWHTAKNGKNLYGWSTAFNNRVKYRLAHTADGDVARKNYDGLTSANIGNQFFYRYSFDFWSCLLQLLSLSLLFLALCYKNVRIAYELVVSRLLAFLFAADIGGGEKLKNTLLFVRDTYLTMCVCVLSVKLYEIMVGLVTSFGITGIGKGIVCLLIAYAVIDGPNLVERILGMDAGLSSSVGRAMALFGAGKAAGRTAARLGGKAVRGVKNTAMAAATGTTLRQRQSKGSTGEQFGKGIHQRFHREDEDTRQQEQPSRQQEQQEQTRSARPKATEPPAAGAEAAAATEAAPAKPQPFPTDFMDAGTAGTSGGSNFGNSVPEVKKRVSNPAFSEAVKRLTPGPKSSAEERKDFNRQVTAIVRGRKHRAIQPPVGADLYQVKNYEKALELEKAYHAYNGPKPDRKPKNGKEDKRHGR; from the coding sequence ATGGTGATATACCTGCTGCTGGCGCTTTTGTGTCTGCTGCCATGCACGACGGCTCTGGCAGCGGAGACCGGCAGCGAAAACAACACCACGACCCCCACTGCGGACGATCCCTATCACAAGGGAGAGTCCGACGACAATTCCGACGCCGACGACCTCCAGTGGTACCGGGACAATGCCGCCCTGCTGGAGAATAATAACATCGTTGGAAACGCACTGCGCAGCGTCAGCTGGAGCATCACCGGCCTTGTCTGCAAGGTGGCAAACGTCGCAGAAACGCTGTATACCAAGACCTTCGGCCTGATTGACATCACCAATTACCCGCAGATCAATGATCTGCTGGATACCCTGCGGCCCGTGCTGCTGGCCCTGACCGTCCTCTGCTGCGCCGGGCTGGGCATCATGCTGCTGGTACAGCACGAGAAGCGCCCGCCCCTTCTGAGGAATATCCTGCTGGGCATCGTGGCCGTCAGCGCCTCTGCATGGCTATTCTCCACCGCCAACGATCTGGTGATCGCCTTCCGGGACGGCATCCTGGGCGGCGAGGAGGTGAACCAATCCTATGAGCTGGTGGAAAGTAACCTTATTGACCTGATCCGCATCGACAAGCGGGGTGATATCAACGCCCTGAACTACAAGGCGGGACAGGGCGTCATCTACGGTGTCGGGATCGCCAGTCAGGACGATATGGACAGCATCGACCTCTGCGAGACGCTGGATTGGCACACGGCCAAAAACGGCAAGAACCTGTACGGCTGGTCTACAGCGTTTAATAACCGGGTAAAGTACCGTCTGGCCCACACGGCAGACGGCGATGTGGCCCGGAAAAACTATGATGGCCTCACCAGTGCCAACATCGGCAATCAGTTTTTCTACCGCTATTCCTTCGATTTCTGGAGCTGCCTGCTGCAGCTGCTGTCCCTATCACTGCTGTTTTTGGCGCTGTGCTATAAAAATGTGCGCATCGCCTATGAGCTGGTGGTGTCCCGACTTCTGGCCTTCCTCTTTGCCGCCGATATCGGAGGCGGCGAAAAGCTGAAGAACACGCTGCTCTTTGTCCGTGACACTTATCTTACCATGTGCGTGTGCGTCCTCAGCGTAAAGCTCTATGAGATCATGGTAGGCCTCGTCACCTCCTTCGGCATCACCGGCATTGGAAAGGGCATCGTCTGCCTGCTCATCGCCTACGCCGTCATAGACGGCCCGAATCTGGTGGAGCGTATCCTTGGCATGGATGCAGGGCTTTCCTCCTCTGTGGGCCGGGCCATGGCCCTCTTTGGAGCCGGTAAGGCCGCAGGCCGTACCGCTGCCAGACTGGGCGGCAAGGCGGTGCGTGGCGTGAAGAACACCGCCATGGCAGCGGCCACCGGCACCACCCTCCGCCAGCGTCAGTCCAAAGGCTCCACCGGCGAGCAGTTCGGCAAGGGCATCCACCAGCGCTTCCACCGTGAGGACGAGGATACCCGACAGCAAGAGCAGCCGTCCCGGCAGCAGGAGCAGCAGGAGCAGACCCGATCTGCCCGGCCGAAGGCGACAGAGCCGCCCGCTGCCGGGGCCGAAGCTGCCGCAGCGACGGAGGCGGCCCCGGCAAAGCCGCAGCCCTTCCCCACGGACTTCATGGATGCAGGGACAGCGGGGACATCTGGCGGCTCCAACTTCGGGAACTCAGTTCCCGAAGTTAAAAAACGAGTATCGAATCCGGCCTTCTCGGAGGCCGTGAAGCGCCTGACGCCCGGCCCGAAGTCGTCCGCCGAGGAACGCAAGGATTTTAACCGTCAGGTGACGGCCATTGTGCGTGGCCGGAAGCACCGGGCCATCCAGCCGCCTGTGGGCGCAGATCTCTATCAGGTGAAAAACTACGAGAAGGCGCTGGAGCTGGAGAAGGCGTATCATGCCTACAACGGCCCCAAGCCGGATCGGAAACCGAAAAACGGAAAGGAGGACAAGCGGCATGGCAGATAA
- a CDS encoding VaFE repeat-containing surface-anchored protein translates to MSSGDASLAGAEFTFRYYDGQYATAAETEASGAPTRTWAFKTNEKGRIRIMDESLKVSGDDLFYNSMGQITLPIGTLLIQETKAPEGYLIDPTVYVRNITPDGTLEAVNSYNAPTVSEQVVTGRIQIVKHTDTGTTKVETPEVGATFNIYLASAGSYDAAPANARAQLTIDKDGFAVSPDLPYGLYTVEQTSGWEGSRLMEPFTVKIDENGKTYSYIINNERFYSYLKVVKVDAITGEAIPAAGIGFQIIAPQGQKLEWWGADTWYTDGSGVMKLPCELEYGRGYQAVEVVAPSGYVLADKPFLFDVLPENAAQEDGLTVITLTAPNSPTQISVAKVDYQGNFVPGATLQLLDKDGNVAAQWVTENTPHTLYGLPIGAEYTLHEAAAPEGWLLADDVTFIVQDTAEVQTITMTDLPTELHLSKVDYQGNFVIGATLQLLDRDGHVVDEWVSGDTPHVIYHLPIGATYTLHETAAPEGWFVAEDMSVTVGSVVSDSAFSMEDEEIPILHTTATVNGEHIAKAAGTQTISDVVSYKHLIPGKEYTVTGKLMDKSTGKVLIQDGKEITTSITFTPAEPDGTVTVEFTVDASLLAGKTTVVFESLSKEGKELAVHADIDDEGQTVHWPEIHTTATIDGKKNVVSGKTYVLKDVVGYTNLIPGKEYVITGTVMDKSTGKALEQGGKPVTATAIFTPTEPNGTVELEFTIDTALLGGKALVVFESIQMDGHEVAIHANPQDRGQTVDIKPAIGIITIKDKPVFDGGSVKTGDSGVTVAVLGLLLSAAGLTYLLRRKRHS, encoded by the coding sequence GTGTCCAGCGGCGATGCGTCGCTGGCCGGTGCAGAATTTACCTTCCGGTACTATGACGGGCAGTATGCCACCGCAGCGGAGACCGAGGCCAGCGGTGCGCCTACCCGCACTTGGGCTTTCAAGACCAATGAAAAGGGGCGGATTCGTATTATGGACGAATCCCTCAAAGTGTCCGGAGATGATTTGTTTTATAACAGTATGGGACAAATCACCCTCCCCATCGGTACGCTGCTGATTCAAGAGACTAAGGCACCGGAGGGCTACCTGATCGACCCCACTGTGTATGTCCGTAACATCACGCCCGACGGAACACTGGAGGCTGTCAACAGCTACAATGCCCCCACGGTATCGGAGCAGGTGGTCACGGGCCGTATCCAAATCGTGAAGCACACGGATACCGGCACCACCAAGGTGGAGACCCCGGAGGTGGGTGCCACCTTCAACATCTACCTCGCCTCTGCCGGGAGCTATGACGCTGCCCCTGCAAATGCCAGAGCGCAGCTCACCATCGATAAGGACGGCTTCGCCGTCTCTCCCGACCTGCCCTACGGCCTCTATACTGTGGAGCAGACCTCTGGCTGGGAGGGCAGCAGGCTGATGGAACCCTTCACCGTAAAAATCGACGAGAACGGAAAGACCTACAGCTATATCATCAACAACGAGCGGTTCTACAGCTACCTGAAGGTGGTGAAGGTGGACGCTATCACCGGCGAGGCCATCCCCGCAGCTGGCATCGGCTTCCAGATTATCGCCCCTCAGGGCCAGAAACTGGAATGGTGGGGCGCAGATACCTGGTACACAGACGGCAGCGGCGTTATGAAACTGCCCTGTGAGCTGGAGTATGGCCGAGGCTATCAGGCTGTGGAGGTAGTGGCACCCAGCGGCTATGTGCTGGCGGACAAGCCCTTCCTCTTTGATGTGCTGCCTGAAAATGCAGCACAGGAGGATGGCCTCACCGTAATTACCCTGACGGCCCCCAACAGCCCCACCCAGATCAGTGTAGCCAAGGTAGACTATCAGGGGAACTTCGTTCCCGGCGCTACCCTGCAGCTGCTGGATAAGGACGGCAATGTGGCCGCCCAGTGGGTGACGGAGAATACTCCCCATACGCTGTACGGTCTGCCCATCGGAGCGGAGTACACGCTGCATGAGGCAGCGGCCCCGGAGGGCTGGCTGCTGGCGGATGACGTGACCTTCATTGTACAGGACACCGCCGAGGTGCAGACCATCACCATGACAGATCTTCCCACAGAGCTGCATCTGTCCAAGGTAGACTATCAGGGAAATTTTGTCATCGGCGCTACTTTGCAGTTGCTTGATAGGGACGGCCATGTGGTGGATGAATGGGTCAGCGGAGACACGCCCCATGTGATCTACCACCTGCCTATTGGCGCAACCTATACGTTGCATGAAACAGCAGCCCCGGAGGGCTGGTTTGTGGCAGAGGATATGTCCGTCACCGTGGGCAGCGTAGTCAGCGATTCAGCCTTTTCAATGGAAGACGAGGAGATCCCCATCCTCCACACCACTGCTACTGTAAACGGAGAGCATATCGCCAAGGCAGCGGGGACGCAGACCATCTCCGATGTGGTCAGCTATAAGCACCTGATTCCTGGCAAGGAATACACCGTCACCGGTAAACTCATGGATAAGTCCACCGGAAAAGTGCTGATACAGGACGGAAAGGAGATCACTACCAGCATCACCTTTACCCCCGCCGAGCCAGACGGCACGGTGACGGTGGAGTTTACCGTGGATGCCTCCCTGCTGGCGGGTAAGACCACCGTTGTTTTTGAATCGCTGAGCAAGGAAGGTAAGGAACTGGCAGTTCACGCTGACATCGACGACGAGGGCCAGACTGTCCACTGGCCGGAGATCCACACCACCGCCACCATCGATGGCAAAAAGAATGTGGTATCCGGCAAAACCTATGTTCTTAAAGATGTAGTGGGGTACACCAACCTTATCCCCGGCAAGGAATATGTTATCACCGGTACAGTGATGGATAAATCCACCGGCAAGGCTCTGGAGCAGGGCGGAAAGCCTGTGACGGCCACCGCTATCTTTACTCCCACGGAACCCAATGGCACCGTGGAGTTGGAGTTCACCATCGACACGGCCCTGTTGGGTGGCAAAGCGTTGGTAGTCTTTGAAAGTATTCAGATGGATGGGCATGAGGTCGCCATTCACGCCAATCCGCAAGACAGGGGGCAAACGGTGGATATTAAACCCGCCATCGGCATTATCACTATCAAGGACAAGCCCGTTTTTGACGGCGGCAGCGTTAAGACCGGCGACAGCGGCGTTACCGTCGCCGTGCTTGGCCTGCTGCTGTCCGCTGCGGGCCTGACTTATCTGCTGCGGCGAAAACGGCACAGCTGA
- a CDS encoding DUF5592 family protein, with protein MADNVTTQIESKTRVSRHINLSSLYFIVGYLMFAYMLKDFIYSLFFVPYMIFSLCCAVYLVLPSRYNKGRANWESIVVLLRADRAVYRPYAEQEVDDA; from the coding sequence ATGGCAGATAATGTCACCACGCAAATCGAGTCCAAAACCAGAGTATCCCGGCATATCAACCTCAGCAGCCTCTATTTTATCGTAGGCTACCTGATGTTTGCCTATATGCTCAAGGACTTTATTTACAGCCTGTTTTTTGTACCCTACATGATCTTCTCCCTGTGCTGCGCCGTCTATCTGGTGCTGCCCTCCCGCTATAACAAGGGCCGGGCCAACTGGGAATCCATTGTGGTGCTGCTGCGGGCAGACCGGGCCGTATACCGGCCCTATGCGGAGCAGGAGGTGGACGATGCTTGA
- a CDS encoding TrbC/VirB2 family protein, whose translation MDGLVAGLYEIVPALQKVAAALTILALVVLGIGVITGGAEGRSKFKEVMKNIVIGCALVFGASSLGNMLMEWFS comes from the coding sequence ATGGATGGTTTGGTTGCAGGACTGTATGAGATCGTACCGGCACTTCAGAAGGTGGCGGCAGCGCTGACGATCCTTGCACTGGTGGTGCTGGGCATCGGCGTCATCACCGGAGGCGCCGAAGGACGGTCAAAGTTTAAGGAGGTCATGAAGAACATCGTCATCGGCTGCGCTTTGGTCTTTGGCGCATCTTCACTGGGCAATATGCTTATGGAGTGGTTTTCCTGA
- a CDS encoding VirB4 family type IV secretion system protein, which translates to MSKKTAKAQAVDARLFQQIQPHGGITFADPSYTRMGDGYCRCLHIYGLPNTLDRHWLTRIFTVSGCICSFDVATEDMAAVKRSINRSIGEEGARAYDAKDYNALYDAQKRQAELQQLYDELERMGEVMKICDFRIFLQAQMLAELEEKTKELQDNLDASGYKNTVLLGEQKTEWQSLYEPFAVTHAKPVTMKGLSLTARQLAEGYPFDYSDLLDEQGALLGFTDMGGAVVFDLFSKTVKRKHYNAAVCGDMGSGKSTLLKKLFKQNASIGNYIRCFDVSGEFSALTLEFGGKIIRCSGSDGMLNPLEILRSGEDDYASYARHISKLQAFFRCINPSMSDQLLQELANYLREFYAGFDLVPADGSSVTGRAATDYPTLSQFREFLQGYITFVAQQDKAAETEVETAIHVEQARNLQILLGAVENLCSNYGRLFDGHTTISDITGEKIVTFDISTIKELGNVFTAQMQNLVSLCWDNAIAVGGPEKEKWESGAYAIEDITKFLILIDESHRWVNTSMPLILDMVTRYLREARKYFAGIVLASQSVRDYMPEGDFSGADNIRILFELCQYKFMFKQDSSAKEHIRRIFGEGMTFSQVESIPFLEQGENVLSIAGAGALQFRVWLSRDYEATLFSGGR; encoded by the coding sequence ATGAGCAAGAAAACGGCCAAAGCTCAGGCCGTGGACGCACGGCTCTTTCAGCAGATCCAGCCACACGGCGGGATCACCTTTGCAGATCCGTCCTATACCCGTATGGGAGACGGCTACTGCCGCTGCCTGCATATCTACGGCCTGCCCAACACACTGGACAGGCACTGGCTGACGAGGATCTTCACCGTCAGCGGCTGCATCTGTTCCTTCGATGTGGCCACGGAGGACATGGCCGCCGTGAAGCGCAGCATCAACCGCTCCATCGGTGAGGAGGGCGCCAGAGCCTACGACGCCAAGGACTACAACGCACTCTATGACGCCCAGAAGCGGCAGGCGGAGCTGCAGCAGCTCTATGACGAGCTGGAACGCATGGGCGAGGTGATGAAGATCTGCGACTTCCGGATCTTCCTGCAGGCCCAGATGCTGGCGGAGCTGGAGGAAAAGACGAAGGAGCTGCAGGACAATCTGGACGCCTCCGGCTATAAGAACACCGTCCTGTTGGGGGAACAGAAAACGGAATGGCAGTCTCTTTACGAGCCGTTCGCCGTCACACACGCCAAGCCCGTGACCATGAAGGGCCTGTCCCTTACGGCCCGGCAGCTGGCGGAGGGATATCCTTTTGATTACAGTGACCTGCTGGATGAGCAGGGAGCGCTGCTGGGCTTTACGGACATGGGCGGTGCCGTGGTATTCGATCTCTTTTCCAAAACGGTCAAGAGGAAGCACTATAACGCCGCCGTCTGCGGCGATATGGGCAGCGGCAAGTCTACGCTGCTGAAGAAGCTATTCAAGCAGAACGCCAGCATCGGGAATTATATCCGCTGCTTTGACGTGTCCGGAGAGTTTTCCGCCCTTACGCTGGAGTTCGGCGGCAAGATCATCCGCTGCTCCGGCTCAGATGGGATGCTGAACCCGCTGGAGATCCTGCGCTCCGGTGAGGACGACTACGCCTCCTATGCCAGGCATATCTCCAAGCTGCAGGCGTTCTTCCGCTGCATCAATCCGTCCATGTCAGACCAGCTCCTGCAGGAGCTGGCCAACTACCTGCGGGAGTTTTACGCAGGCTTTGATCTGGTACCCGCAGACGGCAGCTCCGTCACAGGCCGGGCCGCAACGGACTACCCCACCCTCTCTCAGTTCCGGGAGTTTTTACAGGGCTACATCACCTTTGTGGCGCAGCAGGACAAGGCAGCCGAGACGGAGGTGGAGACGGCCATCCATGTGGAGCAGGCCCGGAACCTGCAGATCCTGCTGGGTGCCGTGGAGAATCTCTGCAGCAACTATGGCAGGCTCTTTGACGGACACACCACCATATCCGACATCACCGGTGAGAAGATCGTCACCTTTGACATCTCCACCATCAAGGAGCTGGGCAATGTGTTTACGGCCCAGATGCAGAATCTGGTGTCCCTGTGCTGGGACAACGCCATTGCCGTGGGCGGCCCTGAGAAGGAGAAATGGGAGAGCGGCGCATACGCTATCGAGGACATCACAAAGTTCCTGATCCTCATCGACGAGAGCCACCGCTGGGTGAATACCTCCATGCCCCTGATCCTGGACATGGTGACCCGGTATCTGCGGGAGGCCCGGAAGTATTTTGCCGGGATCGTGCTGGCCTCCCAGAGCGTCCGGGACTATATGCCGGAGGGCGACTTTTCCGGTGCGGATAATATCCGCATCCTCTTTGAGCTGTGCCAGTACAAATTCATGTTCAAGCAGGACAGCAGCGCCAAGGAGCATATCCGCAGGATCTTCGGAGAGGGCATGACCTTCTCGCAGGTGGAGAGCATCCCCTTTCTGGAGCAGGGCGAAAATGTTCTCTCCATTGCCGGAGCCGGAGCGCTGCAATTCCGTGTCTGGCTCAGCAGAGACTACGAGGCGACGCTCTTTTCAGGAGGCCGGTAA